A genome region from Cyanobacterium sp. T60_A2020_053 includes the following:
- the nagA gene encoding N-acetylglucosamine-6-phosphate deacetylase, with amino-acid sequence MKNCCLINTKLPFVNDLKTIIIDENQHIIDITDHQDLSDQNVIDLQGDYLSLGGVDLQINGGLGLAFPDLDQRSLSKLTEICQYLWSVGVDEFLPAIVTTSLDKIRQSINIIREFQEQKQPNKSARIRGIHLEGPCLNPAKKGAHPAPFLLPLNLENIKKIIGENEDLIKIITLAPELDPQGEVIPYLVKKGIIVSLGHSLATAEEAKRAFEKGATMVTHAFNAMPSLHHREPGLLGEAVTREGVYCGLIADGQHVAPTMLKLVLQASRYGQGIFVVSDALAPMGLTDGVYPWDERQITVKNGTATLPDGTLSGTTLPLLQGAQNLFDWGICTVDQAIDLVTDAPRRALGLATFQVGNGGGFVRWSVKNNQLTWQRMDN; translated from the coding sequence ATGAAAAATTGTTGCCTTATTAATACTAAATTACCTTTTGTTAACGATTTAAAAACTATAATTATTGACGAAAATCAACACATTATAGATATAACAGATCATCAAGATTTATCAGATCAAAATGTGATTGATCTGCAAGGAGATTATTTATCATTAGGAGGTGTTGATTTACAAATAAATGGCGGTTTAGGGTTAGCTTTTCCTGATTTAGATCAGCGTAGTTTATCAAAACTAACAGAAATTTGCCAATATTTATGGTCAGTAGGAGTTGATGAATTTTTACCTGCTATTGTGACTACTTCTTTAGATAAAATCAGACAATCTATAAATATTATTCGTGAATTTCAAGAACAAAAACAACCGAATAAAAGCGCCCGTATCCGAGGTATTCATTTAGAAGGTCCTTGCTTAAATCCAGCAAAAAAAGGCGCTCACCCAGCGCCCTTCCTACTACCTTTAAACTTAGAAAATATCAAAAAAATCATTGGCGAAAATGAAGATTTAATTAAAATTATCACCCTAGCTCCGGAATTAGACCCCCAAGGAGAGGTAATCCCTTATTTGGTCAAAAAAGGCATAATTGTCAGTTTAGGGCATTCCCTCGCCACCGCAGAGGAAGCAAAACGAGCTTTTGAGAAGGGCGCTACGATGGTTACTCATGCTTTTAATGCCATGCCTAGCTTACACCATCGAGAACCGGGGTTATTAGGGGAAGCCGTCACCCGTGAGGGGGTTTACTGTGGTTTAATCGCAGACGGGCAACACGTTGCACCCACCATGTTAAAATTAGTTTTACAAGCCAGTCGATATGGTCAAGGTATTTTTGTGGTTAGTGACGCTTTAGCGCCCATGGGCTTAACTGATGGGGTGTATCCGTGGGATGAGCGCCAAATCACTGTAAAAAATGGCACTGCTACCCTTCCTGATGGTACTTTATCCGGCACTACTTTACCTCTGTTGCAAGGCGCTCAAAATCTCTTTGATTGGGGTATTTGTACTGTTGATCAAGCTATTGATTTAGTGACAGATGCACCCCGAAGGGCGCTGGGTTTAGCTACTTTTCAAGTCGGTAATGGTGGCG